A genomic region of Manihot esculenta cultivar AM560-2 chromosome 15, M.esculenta_v8, whole genome shotgun sequence contains the following coding sequences:
- the LOC110601329 gene encoding mitogen-activated protein kinase kinase kinase 18 translates to MERNRGPIIGRGSTATVSLATSVSSGELFAVKSTDQSKSMFLQKEQYFLSKLSCPYVVKYIGYDITNEDSKPMYNICMEYVPGGSLQDAIQRHGGQLDEPMIRLYARDILRGLEYLHKNGLAHCDIKSQNVLISTEGAKIADFGCAKFVEKVDDAMSEFSGTPAFMAPEVARGEEQGFPADLWALGCTVIEMATGNIPWAEQQNDPVSALYQIGFSGEVPKFPSSLTETGQDFLSKCLRRDPKERWTAKELLDHPFLDDLDLELKEVEEFTSSSPSCVLDQDFWSSMEALESPQGLTTEGFSNSNSPAERIKKLVECTSPVDEPNWTWEEDDWITVRSTFEEWDVISVDAPSVPTAFLASDSIAYDEELESSIFYENMLMESLLGNENISTNEGYDITSENVNFEIDNDKSCFLQSHFVLVLCFSYLFLQICSLTS, encoded by the coding sequence ATGGAGCGGAATAGAGGGCCTATCATCGGACGTGGCTCCACCGCCACTGTCTCCCTAGCCACCTCCGTTTCCTCCGGTGAGCTCTTCGCGGTTAAGTCCACAGACCAATCCAAGTCTATGTTCCTACAAAAAGAACAGTACTTTCTATCTAAACTGAGCTGCCCTTATGTGGTCAAGTACATAGGCTATGATATTACAAACGAAGATAGCAAGCCTATGTACAATATCTGCATGGAGTACGTCCCCGGCGGTTCCCTACAGGATGCGATTCAGAGGCATGGAGGTCAGCTAGATGAGCCCATGATAAGATTATACGCAAGAGACATCTTACGAGGCTTGGAGTACTTGCATAAAAATGGTTTGGCTCATTGCGACATCAAGAGCCAGAATGTGCTGATTAGCACAGAAGGAGCGAAAATAGCCGACTTTGGCTGTGCCAAATTTGTTGAAAAGGTTGACGATGCCATGTCAGAATTTTCAGGTACACCGGCTTTCATGGCTCCGGAGGTGGCTCGTGGAGAAGAGCAGGGGTTCCCAGCTGACTTGTGGGCTTTAGGATGCACAGTTATAGAAATGGCAACTGGGAATATACCATGGGCAGAGCAACAAAATGACCCAGTATCAGCACTGTATCAGATTGGGTTCTCAGGTGAGGTGCCCAAGTTTCCTAGCAGCTTAACAGAGACGGGTCAGGATTTCTTGAGCAAGTGTTTAAGGAGAGATCCAAAAGAGCGATGGACGGCTAAAGAATTGCTCGATCATCCATTTCTTGATGATTTGGACTTGGAGCTAAAGGAAGTGGAGGAGTTTACTTCGAGTTCTCCAAGTTGTGTACTGGATCAAGATTTCTGGAGTTCAATGGAAGCATTAGAAAGTCCTCAGGGTTTAACAACTGAAGGTTTTTCGAATTCGAATTCTCCGGCAGAGAGAATCAAGAAGTTGGTTGAATGTACATCCCCTGTCGATGAACCCAACTGGACGTGGGAAGAGGATGATTGGATTACAGTTAGAAGTACTTTCGAGGAGTGGGATGTGATCTCGGTGGATGCACCTTCAGTTCCAACTGCATTCTTGGCCTCAGATTCAATTGCTTATGATGAGGAGCTTGAAAGctcaattttttatgaaaatatgctgATGGAATCCTTACTTGGAAATGAAAACATCAGTACTAATGAAGGATATGATATTACATCAGAAAATGTCAATTTTGAGATCGATAATGATAAATCTTGTTTTCTTCAATCTCATTTCGTATTAGTGCTTTGTTTTAGCTATCTATTCTTGCAAATATGTTCATTGACAAGCTAA